In Streptacidiphilus sp. P02-A3a, the DNA window GAGCACGGCGGCGGGCACCGGCCTCGGCTGCGCCAGCGGCGCCAGCAGGGTCGCCCGGGGCTCGGTCGGCGCCCGCGGGTAGTCCACCCGTACCCGCGCCGGATCGGCGCAGCCGTTGCCGACCGCCAGCCGCCGTACGCCGTTGGCCCGCGACAGCTGCGGGATCAGGTACGGGCCGCCGCTGACCAGCGGCAGCCGTGGCTGGTCGCCCTCCAGGAAGCGGACCATCGCGTGCAGCAGGCGCTGCCCGTCGTCGTTGTACGGGAGTTCGTCGACCGCGGTGGCCGCCAGCACCGCTACCCGGCCGCCGAGTTCGTTGCGGAAGCCGAAGCGCCCGGTCCCCCAGTCGCGGCCGTCCGGGGTCACCACCGCCGTCCACCGCCGGGCCGCGTCGACCGGCTCCAGCCGGGCCAGCGCGGGCTGGACGTTGACGCTGAGCAGCATGCCCACCGCGCTCGGGTCGTCCGCCAGCAGTACCTGTTCGGCGGCGTAGGGGCCGGAGGCCGTCCGCTCCTCCCGGTCGACCAGCCGGGCCTCGCGCAGGCCGAGCAGGGAGCCGAAGCCGCGCTCGACCAGGACCGCGGCGGCGACGCCGTCCAGCAGCAGCCCGCCCGCGAGCAGCGCGCGCACCTCGTCGTCGTCGAAGGCCCGGGCGAGCTGCCCGAACAGCGCGGCCACCGGCGCCGGACCGGCGGTGATCGGGACGCCGAACCGCAGCAGGAAGTCCGCGGCCGGTCCGGGACCGGCCGCCAGCGCCTCCAACTCGGGTGTGTGAGCCTGCACATGGGCGGCCGCGTCCTGCTTGAAGGGCACCGAGACGCCCTCGGTCACCAGGTCGCGCGGCTGCTGGTCGGCGATCCAGTCCAGCGCCGGGCGCGACCGCGACAGCAGGTCGCCGACCTCGGGGAAGCGGTCGGCCCGCCGGGCGTGCATCGGGTGGACGTTGAGCAGCAGCGCGTCCGATCCGGCCAGTTGCGCGGCGGCCATCTCCGACCAGGTCTGCGTGTCCGACTTGGACCAGGCGGTGTGCGGCCAGTTCTCCACCTCCGGCTCGCAGCCCGCGGTGGCCGGGCGGAGCGCCCGCTGGAGTTCCAGCGTCCATACCGAGAAGCTGAGTTCGCGTCCGGGGGCGTCGCTGTAGGGGGCGAAGTGGGGCCGGTGGGCGACCCGGCCCTCGACCGCGAGCGCGTCGAACAGGGCGGGCCAGTCCCGGCCTTCGATCGAGGTGGTGTCCAACCAGGAGCTCATCAGCCCGAGTTGCGAGCGTCCACCGGAGCGTTCGGCGACGGTGTCGGCGAGCAGCCGGGCGACCTCCAGTTGCGCGGTGCGCCAGACCTGCTGCAACTGGGCCCGCCAGGGGTGCGGCGGCCCGGGGGCGGTGATCGCCGCGACCAGCTGTTCGCGGGTCGGCCGCGCGCCGCTGAGTTCGGCGAAGCGTCGCAGCATCAGCGGTTCGAAGCCGCCGCCCCAGGACAGCGGGGCGTGGTTCTGGTAGCGGAAGTCGTCCTCGATCCAGAGCACCCGGAAGCCGAGTTCGGCGTACCGGCCGTAGTGGTCGGTGAGCCAGCGGCGCCAGCGGGGGCAGGCGAACGAGGCCTGGGCGGTGGCGGTCTCGCCGGTGGGCGAGACCATCGGGGCGAAGCCGAGGTCCTCCCGGCGGCCCCGGTCGGCGTGGCCGACGGTGACCCACGGGTTGAGGCTGACCCCGATCCCGGCGTCGAGCAGGACCGACCGGGCCTCGGCGACGGTCTCGAACCAGCTGTCGGCCTCGGCCCCGGTCAGGTGCCCGGTGTACAACTCCTCGGCGTCGAGCAGCAGTACGACCTCGTCCACCGAGGCGGCGGCGCAGGACTTCGCCAGCGCGACGGCGTCCGCGCGGGCGTCCGGGCCGGGGTGGATCTGGAATCTCAGGTGGTAGCGGGCCGGCACGGCCGCCTCCTCATTTGACGCTGCCGGCGACCAGGCCGGAGCGCCAGAAGCGTTGCAGGGACAGGAACAGGACGACGAGGGGGACGGCGGAGAGCATCGCGGCGGTGATGACGATGTTGAACGGGACCGAGGAGCTGCCGATCCCGCGCAGCGACTGCCAGCCGACGATGCCGACGGTGACCGGCTGCAGGTTGCTCTTGGCCAGCATCAGCACCGGCAGCAGGTAGTTGGTCCAGATGCTGACGAACTGGAAGAGGAAAACGGTGACCAGCGCGGGCGCCATCACCCGCATGGAGATGGTCGCGAAGATGCGGAACTCCCCCGCTCCGTCCATGCGTCCGGCCTCGATCAGCTCGTCCGGGACCGAGGCCCCCGCGTAGATCCGGGAGAGGTAGACCCCGAACGGGCTGACCATGCTCGGCAGCAGCACGCCCCAGTAGGTGTTCACCAGGTGGACCGGGGAGAACATCAGGTACAGCGGGATGGCCAGCAGCGGCTGCGGAATCAGCACCGCGGCGAGCACCAGGTTGAAGGTGAACTCCCGCCCCCGGAACCGGTACTTGGCCAGGGCGTAGCCCGCCATCGCGGACAGCAGGGTGCTCACGGCGGCGCCGCCGACGGCGTAGACGGCGCTGTTCAGCAGCCAGCGCGAGAAGATCCCGCCCTGCTCCGCGAAGACCGTGCGCACGTTGCCGAAGAAGGCGAAGTGGCCGAACCAGAAGCTGTTGCCGGTGAACAGCCCGGAGCTGGTCTTGGTGGACGAGACCAGCAGCCACCACACCGGGGCCAGGAAGTAGACGGTGGCCAGCAGCATCACGCCCAGGGTCAGCCACCGGGTTATCTCCAACTGCCTTTTCCTGGGGCCGGTCCCGGTCGTGTCGGTCACAGCGTTTCCCCCCGTCGTTGCATGAATTTGAGGAAGCCGAAGGACAGCACGAACGCGAGCACCGCCAGGATCACCGACTCCGCCGCCGCCGCGTTGAAGTTGTTGTTGTTGATCTGGTCGTAGGCGGCGAAGATCGGCGTGTAGTCGCTGCTGAGGTTCGGTGCGACGTTGTGCAGGATGGCGGGCTCGTTGTAGAGCTGCGCGGTGCCGATGACCGAGAACACGGTGGTCAGCACCAGGGCCGGACGGACCATCGGCACCTTGATGTGCCAGGCGATCCGCAGCGGCGAGCAGCCGTCCATCCGCGCCGCCTCGCTGAGTTCGGCCGGGATGGCCTGTAGCGCGGAGTAGATGATCAGCATGTTGTAGCCGGTCCAGCCCCAGGTCAGCATGTTGCCGATGGTGGGCGCCAGCAGCGCGTTGGAGGTGAGGTCCAGGTGCAGGCCCAGGTGGTGGGCGGCGGCGGTGATCGGGCTCAGGCCCGGCGCCACCAGGTAGGACCACATGATGGCGCCGATCACGCCGGGGAGCGCGTAGGGCAGGAAGAAGGCCAGCCGGAAGAACCGCTTGAACAGCGTCCGCCTGGCGTCCAGCAGCAGCGCCAGGGCGAGCGCGAGCAGCAGCATCACCGGTACCTGGACGATGCCGATGAGCAGCACCCGCAGCAGCGAGCCACGGAAGGCCGGATCGTCCAGTGCGGTGCTGTAGTTGCCCAGGCCCGCGAAGACGGTGGTGGGCGCGGACAGGCCGAGGCCGTCGTGGTGGGTCCTGAACAGGCTCTGGTAGACGGTGTACCCGATCGGCGCGAGGTACATCCCGGCGAAGAGGACGGCGAACGGGGCGATGAAGGCGGCTGCCGTCCTGGACTGTCGGCGCTGGTGGTGCGCGGGGCGTCGCGGGGTCCGGGCGACGGCCGGTGGTTCGGTGGTGGCGCTGGTCATGGTGGGAATCCCTCTCCGACCGTCGGGGCGGGGTGCGCGGCTGCCGCCGGTCAGCCGCCGGAGACGCTCAGGCCCTGCTGCTTCATCTCGGAGACCGTCTTGCTCTGCACCGTGCCGAGGACCGCGGGGAGTCGGGCACTGCCTGCCTCCACCGTGCCGAGGCCGTCCGCGAGGTCGTTGGAGGCCTGGGTCATCGTCGGGCCCCACTGCCATTCGGTGTTGATGTGCGGCATCTCGGCCTTGAACACGTCGAAGATGGTCTGGCCGCCGTAGAAGGGGTCGGCGGCGGTCAGCGCCGGGTTGTCCAGGCCGGCGGTGGCCGCCGGGTAGATGCCGGTGACCTTGATCAGGTTGCTCAGGCTGCCGGGGTCGGTGCTCATCCAGGTGGCGAACTCGGCGGCCTGCTTGCTGTCCTTGCAGCCGCTGAGCACGGCGGTGGCCGAGCCTCCGTCGTTGCCGTACTGCGGGTTGGCGGCGTCCCACACCGGCATCGGGGCGACCGCCCAGTCGCCGGAGGTGGTCTTCACGCTCGACGCCAGGATCGGGGTGTCCCAGACCGCGTTGACGTCGGAGAGGATCTTGCCCTTGGCCATGTCGCTGTACAGCGAGGGGTCGTAGCTCGGGTCGTTCTTGAGCAGCCCCTGGCTCTCCAGGCCCTGCCAGAACCCGGCGACCTTCTGGTTGGCCGCGCTGTCCACGCTGACCTGCCACTGGTCGCCGCCGGTGCCGAACCACTGCGCGCCCGCCTGCCAGGCCAGGCCCGCGTAGTTGTACGCGTCGTTGCCGAAGTCGCCGAGGTAGACGGACGGGTCGGCGTGGTGCACCTTGGCCGCGTCGGCGGCGTACTCGGCCCAGGTCGCCGGGGGCTGGGTGATGCCGTACTTGGCGAACAGGTCCTTGCGGTAGAGCAGCGCCATCGGGGCGGTGTCGACCGGCGCGCCGTAGGTCTTGCCGTCGATGGTGACCTGGTTCCAGGTCCAGGCCGCGAACTGGCTCCGGTCGGCGCTGACGTCCTGGGTGACGTCCTGCAGCGCCCCGGCCGCCGCGAAGCTGGGCAGCGTCTCGTAGCCGACCTGGGCCAGACAGGGGGCGTTGCCCGCCTTCACCGCGGTCAGCATCTTGGTGTAGCCGCCCTTGGCACCGGAGGCGGTGGTGTCGAAGGTGACCTGGATGTCCGGGTGGGACTTGTTCCACAGCGCGACCGACTGGGCGTAGCCCGGTGCCCAGCCCCAGAAGTCCAGCTTCACCGGGCCGCTCGCGGTGCTCCCGGTGCTGCCGGAACCGCCGGAGCCGCTGGAACCGCATCCGGCCACGGCGGTGGCCATGGCGGCGGTGGCCACGACGACGGCAACGCGCATCCATCTGACTCTCACGCTGGGAACTCCTTCGGCTGGGGCATGGCCCGGACGGGTCCGGGGAATGCCTTGAGGGGGCCTATTAGTTCGGCTATTGTCCGAACTAACTCTGGTAAAGTCAACAGGTACGTGGGGTGGATTCGGGACTGCCCCCCAGCTGGCCCTGGATCCACCAGACTTCAGGGCGCGGGGCTGCGCGAGGCAGCCAACCGCCGGACCGGTGAGGAGCACGTGGTGACAACAGCCCGCAGCCTGGCGATGACGGGATCGGCCAAACCGACCGATCGCGCGTCCATCCGCCGTACCAACCTGGGCCTGGTGCTGCGCCTGCTGCGGGACTCCGGCGCGCGCTCGCGGGCCCGCATCGCCACCGACACCGGCCTGCCCAAGGCCACCATCTCCAGCCTGATCGGCGAGCTGGTCGAGCACGGCCTGGTCATCGAGGGCGAGTTGGAGCGCGACGGCGCGGTCGGCCGCCCCGGGCACGCGGTCGAGGTGGACGGCCGGACGGTCTGCGGCCTCGGGCTGGAGGTCAACGTGGACTACCTCAGCGTGATCGCGCTCAACCTGCGCGGCGACCTGGTCGCCGAGGACCGGATCGCCGTGGACGTGCGCGAGGCCGGTCCGGAGTCCGTCCTCGACAGCCTCGCCCGGCTCACCCGGGACACCATCGCCGCGCTGCGGGAGCGCGGGATCCGCAGCCTGGGGGTGACCATCGCCGCGCCCGGCATGATCGACCTCGACTCCGGCACGGTCAGCTACGCGTCCAACATCGGCTGGCGCGGCGTCGCCGCCGTGGACGGGCTGCGGCGGCGGCTCGGCCCGGCCGCCCCGCCGATCCACCTGGAGAACGACGCCAAGCTCGGCGCGGTCGCCGAGTACCTGGTCGCCTCGGCGGCCGGGATCCACGACCTGCTCTACCTGACCGGCGAGACCGGCGTCGGCGCCGGGATCATCGCCGGTGGACGGCTGCTGCGCGGCACCGCCGGATTCGCCGGCGAGGTCGGCCACCTGCCGCTCGGACTGGACGGCCCCCCGTGCGCCTGCGGGCGGACCGGCTGCTGGGAGACCGCGGTGGGCCTGGCCGCGCTGCTGCGCTACGCCGCCGACCCGGACGACATGGTCTGCGACCCGTCGGTGGACCTGGTCCAGCGGTTGGCCGAGCTGCGCCGCCGGGCCGACTCCGGCGACCAGCGCACGCTCACCGCACTGGAGCGGATTGCCGACGGGCTCGGCCCGGGACTGGTGCTGCTGCTGGACGTGCTGAACCCCCGACTCGCGGTGCTCGGCGGCTACTTCGCCTACTTCGGCGACTACCTGATCGACACCGTGCGGCGCCAGGCCAACACCTCGGTGATGGCGCCGAACGCCGGTGGCTGCGAGATCGGCCTGTCCACCCTCGGCTTCACCGCCGCCGCCCGGGGCGGGGCCTACCTGGCCCTGGACACCGTGTACGAGGACCCGATCGGCGCCGTGTCACCCTGACCCGGCCCCCCGGCCGGGAGCGGCCGACGTGTTGGATGTTGTGCCGATCGGTGTCTTGACAGCCGCGGATGTCCAGCCCAAGCTACCCCTGTGTGACTGAAGATGAGCGAAACAGCGCAGTAGCAATCAAATCCGATCACGATGCCTGCCGTTGACTGAGCTGTCCCCCGGACAGCCCGGCCGCCTCCGCCGCGCCCGCGTACCCGACCCCTCCTCCACGGGCCCGGCGGACGCCCCGGCACGCCGGGCGCCGCGCCCCGGTGATCACCGCCGTCCCGGCAACCGCCGACAGTCACCGCTCCCGCGCCCACCGGCCCCGGGCCGGTTCGGCGCACCTCCAACACCCGCACTCCCCCTGACAGTTCGACCGAAGGGACCCCTCAGTGCCACACCTTCGAAGGGCGCTAGCAGCCGCAGCGACCACCCTCGCCCTGCTCACCGGCGGCGCGTTGACCCCGGCCGTCGCCTCGGCGGCCACCCCCAGCGCCGGCTACACCGTCTCCATCGGCTCGACCGGCAGCTTCAACTACGCGGACGACACCCCGGCCAGCGGCTACATCGACAAGGACGGCACCTTCTACTTCCAGTCCTCGCACTCGCTGTACGGCGCCACCGACCCCCGCTCCTGGGACTTCTACACCGGGACGAACTTCGACACCGCCAGTGACGACACCGCGATCGACAACGCGGTGAACCCGGCCAACGCCAAGGACTCCAACGCCGACACCACCTGGCGCTGCGACAACAGCCCCACCGGCCTGGAGGCCACCACCGCGGGCTCGGGCTCCGGCTACGCCGAGGCCAACTACTGCGACCTGGTGGGGGTCTGGGTCGATCCGGACACCGGGAACTGGTACGGCCTGGTGCACGACGAGTTCACCCCGCAGCCCTTCGGCGACGGGCTGCACTACGACTCCATCGACTACGCCGTCTCCACCGACCAGGGGAAGGTGTGGAGCATCAAGGGCCACGTGATCACCTCCCCCTACAGCACCGCCCGCGACGACACCGCCGCCTTCCCGAACCAGACCTACGACTACGGTGACGGCGACCCGAGGCTCTACGTGGACACCGCCTCCGGGTACTTCTACGTCTACTACGGCTCCCGGATCGTGCCCAAGGGCGGGGTCGGCGGCAGCACCGGCGGCCTGGCGCACGTCGCCCGCGCGCCGATCTCCGGCAAGATGGCGACCGGCACCTGGCAGAAGTGGTACGACGGCGCCTGGTCGCAGCCCGGCGTGGGCGGCCAGGAGAGCAACATGGAGCCGGTGACCGCCGCCGATCCGAACGGCTACACCCCGGTCGCCGGGGACTACAGCCCGAAGACCACGGGCAATGTCGACCAGCAGGTCGCGGCCGGTGAACTGCCGTCCAAGTCACCGCTGTTCATCATGAACATCACCTACGACGCCTACCTCGGCCTGTACCTCGGCGAACCCGAGGTGGTCTCCGGCGTCCAGCCGCAGCAGTTCTACGCCACCTCGAACCTGGCCACCCAGAAGTGGTCCCTGATCGGCACCTCGGGCAGCGACTACACCTCCGACTCCTGGTACCGCTGGTTCGTCGACAGCGCCAACCGGACCAGTTCCACCATCGTCGGCAAGAGCTTCCGCTCGTACTGCGCCATCGCCTGCGCCCACTCCGACGGCGAGTACGCCAACGTCACCGTCGGCTCCAGCGCGCCGGTGGCCGCGCCGGTCGACCCGACCGAGGCGTACCGGATCAGCAGCGGCACCGGCCGGGTGCTGGCCCAGGTGGCCGGGAGCCCGGCGACCACCTCGCAGAGCGACGCGGGCCGGTCGAAGCAGGCCGAGTGGTCCTTCGTCAGCGACGGCGACGGCTCGTACCAGATCGTCAACATCGGCAGCGGCCGGGCGCTCGGCGTCGACTCCGGCACCACCGCGTCCCGGGCCTGGGGCACCGAGCCCACGGTCACCCCGGTCGGCGCCGCCGGTCCCACCGTCGGGCAGCAGTGGTTCGTCATCGCCGACACCAACCCCCGTACCGGCGCCAGGACCGGGAGCTACCGGCTGGTCAACCGCTACAGCCAGCTGGTGCTGGACCTGACCGGGCACGCCGGTCAGCTCACCGGGACCACGCCGACCCGCAGCTGGACCAACACCACCGGCAACGCGGTCGGCGGCCGCGGCTCCGCCGCCGAGCAGACCCTGCGGCTCACCCCCGCCGGTCGGATCCCGGGACCGGACCGGGTCAGCGTCTACACCCCGGGCGCGCAGACCGGCACCGTCGGCACCGCCGTCTCGGTCCAGGTCAACGCCGCCGACTCGACGGGCCGCACGCTCGGATTCACCGCGTCCGGGCTCCCGGCCGGGCTGTCGATCAGCTCCACCGGGCTGATCACCGGCACCCCGACCGCCTCCGGCACCGCCACCGTCAAGGTCACCGCCTCCTCCGGCCGGGCCCACGGCTCGACCGGCTTCGGCTGGACCGTCATGCCGCTCGCCCCGGACCTGACCGGCACGCACACCGTCTCACTGTCCGGTCAAGCCCTGGAGGACCCCGCCGCCTCGCAGTCGGACGGCCAGCAGCTGGACACCTCGGCGCTGACCGGCGCCCAGGACCAGAGCTGGACCTTCACCCGGCAGACCGACGGCTCGTACACGCTCACCAACGGTGCCTCGGGCCAGTGCGCCAACGACAACGGGGGGTTCACCACCCCGGGCGACTCGGTGATCCAGTGGCCCTGCGGCAGCGGCGACAACCAGGACTGGACGGTGACCGAACTGCTCTCCGGCGGCTACACGCTGACCAACGTCAACAGCCGACTGCTGCTGACCACCGCCTCGACCGCGAACGGCGCGCTGGTCACCCAGCAGCCCGACACCGGCTCCGCGCTCCAGCAGTGGACCATCCACTGACCGGTCGGCCCGCATAGCCGAACCGACCCGTGGTGGCGCGCCGGCGCCACCACGGGTCACCGCGTCGGCCCCTCCCCGGCGGGCGAGGCCGGTGCTGAGGCCGGTGCTCAAGGACACCGTGCCAGGGATTCGGTGGGGCTCACGGCGCTTGAGCGGCGGATGGTCGGGGAAGTGCGACAGGGACATGACAATAACGTCCAGCTCGGAGGTCCCGATGGCGCGCAGAAGATGGCTTCCCCTGGCGGCGGCGGTGTCGCTGGTGCTCGGCCTGGCCGGAGCCGCGCAGGCCAGCAACGTGGGCCCGGACAGCGGCGCGGCGCCGCGCGCGGTCACGGCGGTGGCCACGGCCCCCGGCTGCGGCTTCACAGCGGCGGTCCCGGCTGACCGCTTCAAGGGCATCCCGGCCTTCGACCAGGCCGAGGCGGCCCGCCCCTACACCGCGAAGCTCTACACCGACCAGGGCCTGATCGCCTTCCAGGCGCTGACCGCCCAGGCCCCGTGCACCACCTTCTCCTTCCGGTTCCTGGCCGACCACCAGTACTTCAACCGGACCCACTGCCACCGGCTCACCACCAAGGGCATCTACGTGCTCCAGTGCGGCGACCCGACCGGTACCGGCAGCGGCGGCCCCGGCTACTCCTTCAACGACGAGAACCTGGCCGGCGCCACCTACCCGGCCGGTACCGTGGCGATGGCCAACGCCGGGCCGAACACCAACGGCAGCCAGTTCTTCTTCGTCTGGAAGGACACCACCCTGCCGCCCGACTACACCCCCTTCGGCCGGGTGACCAGCGGCCTGGCGGTGCTGCGGAAGATCGCCGCCGCCGGTGAGGACGACCAGAACGGCCCCGGCGACGGCTTCCCCACCCTCCCGGTCGACATCGACCGGGTCGCGATCAGCCCCCGCTGAACCCCCGTCGGCCCCGCCGGAGCACTCCGGCGGGGCCGACGGGCAGCGGGGCGCGGGTGCTCGTCGTTCGCGGGGTCAGGACAGGTGCTTCAGCAGTTCGGTGGCCAGCGGGGCGGCGGAGGCGGGGTTCTGGCCGGTGATCAGGTTGCGGTCGACGACCACCTTCGGGGCCCAGGGCTCGCCCTCCTGGTAGTCGGTGCCGAGGGCCACCAGGCGGTCCTGGAGCAGCCACTTCGCCTTGTCGGCGAAACCGGCCTGGGCCTCCTCGGCGTTGCTGAAGCCGGTCAGCCGGTACCCGGCGAAGGGCGAGGAGCCGTCCTCGTTCCTGGCGGCCAGCAGCGCGGCCGGGGCGTGGCAGACCACGCCCAGCGGCTTGCCGGACTCCAGCGCCAGGGTGAGCAGCCGACCGGAGTCGGCGTTGACCGCCAGGTCCTCCATCGGGCCGTGGCCACCGGGGTAGAAGACCGCGTCGTAGTCGGCCAGGTCGACGTCCTCCAGCTTCAGCGGCCGCCGCAGCTCGGAGAATCCGGCGAGGGTGGCCGCGACCTGGTCGGCGCCCTCCTGGCCGCCGTTGAACGACGGGTCCAGGCTGCCCCGGTCCAGCGGCGGCTCGACGCCGCCCGGGGTGGCCACCGTGATCTCGTGTCCGGCCTGCTTGAACACCTGGTACGGGGCCGCCGCCTCCTCGGCCCAGAAGCCGGTGGGGTGCTTGCTGCCGTCCGCCAGCGTCCAGTGGTCGGCGCCGGTCAGCACGAAAAGGATCTTTGCCATCTCACAACTCTCCGGGATTCGGATGCGGCGTCGCGCCGCCTGCCCTCGAAAGATAGGCCGCCCCCGGCATCGGCACCCAATAGAATCGCCACTATGAGTGATAGGGAATCCCATGGCTCAGCGGGAATACCGCCGACGGCCGTCCCCGGGCCGGTGGACCTCAATCTGCTCCGCACCTTCCTGGCCGTGCACCGCACCAGTTCCTTCACCGCCGCCGCGCACCTGCTCGGGCTGTCGCAGCCGACGGTGACCACTCAGATCCGGGCCCTGGAGCGGCGGCTCGGCCGCGAGCTGTTCGAGCGCGGAGCACGCGGGGTGATGCCGGTACCGTTCGCGGACGAGCTGGCGGTGCGGGTGGTCGAGCCGCTGGACGCGCTTTCGGCCGTCACCGGCGGCCCGAACACCGAGGGCCTGACCGAGCCCGTCCACCTGGCCGGACCGGCGGAGCTGCTCTGCGCCCGGGTGCTGCCCGCGCTGGCCCCGCTGGTCGCGCGGGGGGTACGGCTGCGGGTGACCACCGGCCTGACCGATCCGCTGCTGGCCGCGCTCGTCGCGGGCCGCCACGACCTGGTCATCGCCACCAGCCGCCCGACCGGCCGGACGCTGCGGGCGCAGCCGCTGATGGACGAGGAGTTCGTGCTGGTGGCGGCGCCCGCCTGGGCCGAGCGGATCACCGGTGACCTGCCCGAGGCACTGGACCCGCTGCCGCTGCTCTCCTACGCCGAGGACCTGCCGATCGCCCGGCGCTACTGGCGGCACGTCTTCGGCCGTCGGCTGAACAGCCGGGCCGCGGTCACCGTCGCCGACCTGCGCGGCGTCCTGGCCGCGGTCACCGCGGGCGCCGGTTTCAGCGTGCTCCCCCGCTACCTGTGCCAGGACGAGCTGGCCTCCGGCGCGCTGGTGCTGCTGCACCGGCCCGAGGACCCGCCGATCAACACCGGCTACCTGGTGCAGCGCCCCGGCCCCAGCCCCAACCCGCACCACGTGCTGGTCCACGACGAACTGCTCCGGGCCGCCCGGGACTGGTGACCCAGGCCGCGGACACCGGCACGCGGAAGGGGCCGACCCGCGCAGGTGGCGCCTGCGGGGTCGGCCCCTTCGGGGTGACGGTGGATCAGGAGGCGTTGCCGCGGCGGCGGTTGCGGCGCGCGATGGTGTACGCGGTGCCCAGGCCGGCCAGCGCGGCGGCGCCGAGCAGGGCCGAGTCGGTCGCCGAGCCGGAGGTGCTGCTGGTGGCGGCGGTCTCGGTCAGCGGCAGGCTCTGCGGGGTGTCCTGGTTGTCCCAGTGGTGGATCCTGGTGACCGAGGCGACGCTGCCGTCGGTGTTCAGCAGCACCTGCTTGTTGTTCGGGTCACGGAAGTCGAACGCGCTCTCCAGGTTGCCGGCGGTGGCGTCGAAGGAGCCGCCGCCGACCCGGCCGGTGCGCCAGTTGTTCTCGATGAACGACAGGACCGAGGGCTGGGTCAGGAAGGTGTGGTCCACGGTGTTGGTCTTCGCGTAGGGCGAGATGACCAGCAGCGGCTCACGCACGCCGGGGCCGCAGCGGTCCAGGTAGCCGTCGGTCGGGGCCTTGGCGCTGGCGGCGGCGACGCAGGCGGCGGCGTCCTGGGTCGAGTCCGAGGAGCCGTTGGTGGGCGCGTGGTAGACGTGGTCGTACCAGCCGTCCGAGTCGTCGTAGGCGATCACGACGGCGGTCGAGGACCACTCCGGCGACTTCTGCAGCTCGTTGATCTCCTTGATCAGGAAGTCCTGCTCGTCCTTCGGGTCGGAGTAGCCCGCGTGGCCGTCCTGGTACTCGGCGGCCTTGAGGAA includes these proteins:
- a CDS encoding carbohydrate ABC transporter permease — protein: MEITRWLTLGVMLLATVYFLAPVWWLLVSSTKTSSGLFTGNSFWFGHFAFFGNVRTVFAEQGGIFSRWLLNSAVYAVGGAAVSTLLSAMAGYALAKYRFRGREFTFNLVLAAVLIPQPLLAIPLYLMFSPVHLVNTYWGVLLPSMVSPFGVYLSRIYAGASVPDELIEAGRMDGAGEFRIFATISMRVMAPALVTVFLFQFVSIWTNYLLPVLMLAKSNLQPVTVGIVGWQSLRGIGSSSVPFNIVITAAMLSAVPLVVLFLSLQRFWRSGLVAGSVK
- a CDS encoding carbohydrate ABC transporter permease, with translation MTSATTEPPAVARTPRRPAHHQRRQSRTAAAFIAPFAVLFAGMYLAPIGYTVYQSLFRTHHDGLGLSAPTTVFAGLGNYSTALDDPAFRGSLLRVLLIGIVQVPVMLLLALALALLLDARRTLFKRFFRLAFFLPYALPGVIGAIMWSYLVAPGLSPITAAAHHLGLHLDLTSNALLAPTIGNMLTWGWTGYNMLIIYSALQAIPAELSEAARMDGCSPLRIAWHIKVPMVRPALVLTTVFSVIGTAQLYNEPAILHNVAPNLSSDYTPIFAAYDQINNNNFNAAAAESVILAVLAFVLSFGFLKFMQRRGETL
- a CDS encoding type 1 glutamine amidotransferase domain-containing protein, whose product is MAKILFVLTGADHWTLADGSKHPTGFWAEEAAAPYQVFKQAGHEITVATPGGVEPPLDRGSLDPSFNGGQEGADQVAATLAGFSELRRPLKLEDVDLADYDAVFYPGGHGPMEDLAVNADSGRLLTLALESGKPLGVVCHAPAALLAARNEDGSSPFAGYRLTGFSNAEEAQAGFADKAKWLLQDRLVALGTDYQEGEPWAPKVVVDRNLITGQNPASAAPLATELLKHLS
- a CDS encoding peptidylprolyl isomerase produces the protein MARRRWLPLAAAVSLVLGLAGAAQASNVGPDSGAAPRAVTAVATAPGCGFTAAVPADRFKGIPAFDQAEAARPYTAKLYTDQGLIAFQALTAQAPCTTFSFRFLADHQYFNRTHCHRLTTKGIYVLQCGDPTGTGSGGPGYSFNDENLAGATYPAGTVAMANAGPNTNGSQFFFVWKDTTLPPDYTPFGRVTSGLAVLRKIAAAGEDDQNGPGDGFPTLPVDIDRVAISPR
- a CDS encoding extracellular solute-binding protein; protein product: MRVAVVVATAAMATAVAGCGSSGSGGSGSTGSTASGPVKLDFWGWAPGYAQSVALWNKSHPDIQVTFDTTASGAKGGYTKMLTAVKAGNAPCLAQVGYETLPSFAAAGALQDVTQDVSADRSQFAAWTWNQVTIDGKTYGAPVDTAPMALLYRKDLFAKYGITQPPATWAEYAADAAKVHHADPSVYLGDFGNDAYNYAGLAWQAGAQWFGTGGDQWQVSVDSAANQKVAGFWQGLESQGLLKNDPSYDPSLYSDMAKGKILSDVNAVWDTPILASSVKTTSGDWAVAPMPVWDAANPQYGNDGGSATAVLSGCKDSKQAAEFATWMSTDPGSLSNLIKVTGIYPAATAGLDNPALTAADPFYGGQTIFDVFKAEMPHINTEWQWGPTMTQASNDLADGLGTVEAGSARLPAVLGTVQSKTVSEMKQQGLSVSGG
- a CDS encoding ROK family transcriptional regulator codes for the protein MTTARSLAMTGSAKPTDRASIRRTNLGLVLRLLRDSGARSRARIATDTGLPKATISSLIGELVEHGLVIEGELERDGAVGRPGHAVEVDGRTVCGLGLEVNVDYLSVIALNLRGDLVAEDRIAVDVREAGPESVLDSLARLTRDTIAALRERGIRSLGVTIAAPGMIDLDSGTVSYASNIGWRGVAAVDGLRRRLGPAAPPIHLENDAKLGAVAEYLVASAAGIHDLLYLTGETGVGAGIIAGGRLLRGTAGFAGEVGHLPLGLDGPPCACGRTGCWETAVGLAALLRYAADPDDMVCDPSVDLVQRLAELRRRADSGDQRTLTALERIADGLGPGLVLLLDVLNPRLAVLGGYFAYFGDYLIDTVRRQANTSVMAPNAGGCEIGLSTLGFTAAARGGAYLALDTVYEDPIGAVSP
- a CDS encoding RICIN domain-containing protein → MPHLRRALAAAATTLALLTGGALTPAVASAATPSAGYTVSIGSTGSFNYADDTPASGYIDKDGTFYFQSSHSLYGATDPRSWDFYTGTNFDTASDDTAIDNAVNPANAKDSNADTTWRCDNSPTGLEATTAGSGSGYAEANYCDLVGVWVDPDTGNWYGLVHDEFTPQPFGDGLHYDSIDYAVSTDQGKVWSIKGHVITSPYSTARDDTAAFPNQTYDYGDGDPRLYVDTASGYFYVYYGSRIVPKGGVGGSTGGLAHVARAPISGKMATGTWQKWYDGAWSQPGVGGQESNMEPVTAADPNGYTPVAGDYSPKTTGNVDQQVAAGELPSKSPLFIMNITYDAYLGLYLGEPEVVSGVQPQQFYATSNLATQKWSLIGTSGSDYTSDSWYRWFVDSANRTSSTIVGKSFRSYCAIACAHSDGEYANVTVGSSAPVAAPVDPTEAYRISSGTGRVLAQVAGSPATTSQSDAGRSKQAEWSFVSDGDGSYQIVNIGSGRALGVDSGTTASRAWGTEPTVTPVGAAGPTVGQQWFVIADTNPRTGARTGSYRLVNRYSQLVLDLTGHAGQLTGTTPTRSWTNTTGNAVGGRGSAAEQTLRLTPAGRIPGPDRVSVYTPGAQTGTVGTAVSVQVNAADSTGRTLGFTASGLPAGLSISSTGLITGTPTASGTATVKVTASSGRAHGSTGFGWTVMPLAPDLTGTHTVSLSGQALEDPAASQSDGQQLDTSALTGAQDQSWTFTRQTDGSYTLTNGASGQCANDNGGFTTPGDSVIQWPCGSGDNQDWTVTELLSGGYTLTNVNSRLLLTTASTANGALVTQQPDTGSALQQWTIH